The genomic window GTCGCCCTCAGTGGCGAAGACCTTCTCCTGGCGCTTGCCGTTCCAGTCGAAGGTGGTGTTGAGGAGGGTCTCCATGATGTCGCCGTTGGGCTTGTAGTCCGTCCACTGCCGCTGGCCCTGGAACCCGGCGGCGATGGCGTCGTGGCCACCCGCCTCCTCGGCGAAGCCGAGCTCGGCCAGGCGCGGGTTGCCCTCCATGAGGTCGCGGCCGATGAGGAGCATCTTGATGCAGTAGTCGAACTGCTCGTCGTACTCCTCCTGCGAGACGCGGTTGGCCTCGGGGTTGTGGTTCTCGCCGATCGTGAGGTGCTCTCGGGCCCACGCGACGGCCTTCTCGTACTCCTCCTGGTCGTAGATCCCCTGAGCGATGCGGCGGTCGATCTCGATCATGTCGATGTACTCCGCGCGCATGCCAAGGTAGTCGACCAGGAACTGCTCGGGAGCGCGGCACCCGGCGATACCCATGGAGACGGTGCCGATCGACAGGTAGCTGCGTCCCTTCATGAGGCCGACGGCGAGGGCGGCGCGCACGTAGCGCAGGATGTTCTCGACGACATCGTCCGTGAGCCCGGAGTCGTCCGCGTCCTGGACCTCGTGGCCGTAGATCCCGAAGCAGGGGATGCCGAGCTGGTTGTAGGCGGCGGCCGCGGCGGCCAGCGTGACGGCGCCGGGGCGCTCCGTGCCGTTGAAGCCCCAGACGGCGTGGGGGATGCTCGCGTCGAGATCGAGGACCTCCGTGATGTAGTTCCACGAGGCCGTGACCGTGAGGTCGGCGCAGACGTTCTCGGTGCGGAACTGCTCCTTGCAGCCGTTGGCCTCGGCGACGCCGCCGATCGTCGTGTCGGAGATGACGGTGCGCACGGGCGTGCCGTCCGGGTAGGTGACGTTCGCGGCGATGAGCTCGGCGACGTCGTGCGCGAGGCGCATGGTCTTGTCCTCGAGGGACTCACGGACCCCACGACGACGGCCGTCGATGAGGGGGCGGATGCCGATGGCCGGGTAGGTGGTGGCAACTGACATGGTGCTGAACCTTTCTGGGCGTCGATGACCAGGACTCACCGGGATGTGAGCGCACACAAATTATCTGCACATCATCTCTTCCACAGTCAAGCATCTAGGGATAGCAACTCTCTTCGTGGGAACTGTGGACGTGAGAGCGCAAACATGCGACCATAGGCGAGCCGGCAACGATGCCGCGCACGGCCCACGTGAAAGGAAAGCCGATGCTCCTGGAAGACGCCCGACGCCAGATCTCCGACGCCTGCTCCCACCTCGCCACCGACGGGCTGGTCGTCGGCACCGCGGGCAACCTGTCGATCCGGGCGGACGACCTCGTCGCCGTCACTCCATCGGGCCTGCCCTACGAGGACATGCGGCCCGATCTCGTCTCCGTCGTCGAGTACGCGACGGGCACCCAGGTCGACGGGCCCCTCAAGCCTGCCAGTGAGCTAGGCCTGCACCTGACGACGATGCGCGTGACCGGCCAGCCCTCGGTCATCCACACCCACTCCTACGCCGCCACAGCCGTGGCCTCACTCGAGGGCGTGACGGCCCTGCCCGCCGTCCACTACTACATCTCGATGTTCGGTGGCCCGGACGTGCGAGTGGCGGACTACGCCATCTACGGCTCCGAGGAGCTGGCTGAGAACGTCGCCCGCGCCCTCAAGGGACGCACCGCCGCCCTCATGAGCAACCACGGCTCCGTCGTGGCCGGCCCCGACCTGCGCTCGACGTACACCCTGGTCCAGGAGCTGGAGTGGGTGTGCGAACTCTACCTGCGCACCCGCACCGTCGGCGCGCCAAGGATCCTTTCCGACGAGCAGATCGACGCCGTCGCACGGAAGATCCGTGACACGGGCTACGGCCAGTCGGCGCCCACTGCGGACAAGGCGTAGGTCCGCCGGCAGGCGCGCCGTCGTCACGCCCGCTGTACCCCAATCCACGCCTCGACGACGACGGGCCGGGGCGCCGCGGCCGCCTCGGGGCGGACGTCGGGGCCGCAGGAGCGGGTGCCGATGCCGTGGTGGAGAGCGTCGAGGTGGAGCCACAGGCGCTCGTCGCGCTTCAGCTCCTCGACGTGCTCGGCGGCGGTGAGGTTCTCCGGGCTCCAGGGGCTCAACGAGAAGGAGGTCGGCAGACCGACCGGGACGAGGACCATGGCGCGCAGGCCCGGGCCGTCGAGCCAGAGGCTGCGCAGGCCGGTGCGGGTGCCGCCCTCCTGCGGGCGGACCGGCTGCTGCCAGAGCTCCTCGACCTCGCCGGTGAAGACGCCGTGTCGCAGCGCCCCGGTGAGGTCCGCGTAGGAGGGGGCGGGGCCGGTGCCGGTCCAGGTGGCGCGGCTGAGCGTGGCGGGCAGGCCCAGGCGCACGCCGAGGCGCGGCAGGACGGGAGGCAGCGGGCCGACCGGGACGATGCTCGTGCGCAGGCGCGCTCCCCCGCGCTCGGGGGTGACGCGGGTGGTGACGTCGAGGCGCCAGGCGGCGTTGGGGGCGGAGGCGCGGCTCGTGACGACGGCCGAGGTGACGGGGGCGCCGTCGGGGCCGGTGCTCGTCTCGAGGCGGGTGCCGACGTGCCTCTCGGTGAGGAGGTTCAGGCGCGCCTCCCGCCAGCGGTCGGCGGAGGAGGGCATGCCCCAGCCGCTGGCGCCGCCGCCGATTCCGAGGTCGCCGGGTGCCGGCGGCCTCGTCCAGTACTCGACGGGGCCGTGCCCCTCGTCGTTGTCCGTGGGGGCGCGCCACGCGGTGACGTCGGGACCGGCGAGCGCGACGCCGCCGAGGCTGAGGCTGCGGCCGTCGGCGCCGAGGACGAGCCCGTCGCCGAGGTCGAGGGCGCCGCCGGCGAGGCGGGCCGCGGTGCCCTCAGCGGATCCGGGCTCCACGACGCTGACGCGCGGGACGGCGGGCGCCGTGACGGGTCCCGTCTCGATGCTCGTCTCACGGGTCGACAGCACGCGCAGCCCATGGTCGTCGCGGCCCACCTGGGGCAGGAGCGCCGCGCCCGTGGCCGGGTCGACCTGGACGGGGCCGTCGTCGGAGGCGCCCGGAACGACCGGGTCGAGGACGGCGGCGAGGACGTGGACGGCCTCCCCACCGGCCCGCTCGCGCAGCTCCGCGATCGCCTCGGCGAGTCCCTCGACGGCGACGAGCCGGGAGTCCCCCGGCGTGATCACGGGCAGCGGGGTGCGCAGGACCCGCACGCCGTCGCCGGCGTTCTCGACGAGGGCCTGGACCACGAGGAGCAGCCGGTCCGTGGTGCGCGTGTGGAAGCGGTTCTCGACGAGCACCGTGCCGACCGCGCCGGGGGCGTCGGGTGAGTCGAGCCGGTCGAGCACCGGGGTGGCGACGACGGGTGCGACGGCGTTGGCCCAGGCGGTCGTGCCGGCGCTGGGCGCGGAGGTCGCGGAGACCATGCCGTCGCAGACGAAGCTCCCGTCGTGGACGGCCTCCCCGAAGTCGCCGCCGTAGCGCAGGGCGCCACCGGCCTCCGGGCGCGGGTCGACGAGGGCGTGGTCGCGCCACTCCCACACGAAGCCGCCGAGGTGGCGCGGGTTGGGCAGGACCTGGGCCGTGTAGCCCTCGATGCCGCCGGGGCCGGTGCCCATGGCGTGGAGGTACTCGCACATGACGTAGGGAAGGGTGCGGACGTGGGCGGCCTGCGCCGGTGTCAGCCGCGAGGCGGGGTAGCCGGGGCAGGCGATCGGCGTGGCGGCAGGAGCGCCGACGACGTCGCGGGAGGGGGCGCCGACGACGGCGTCGACCTCCTCGAGCGTCGGGTACATGCGGGAGCTCAGGTCCGTGTAGGCGCCGGCGAAGTCGGACTCGTAGTGGATCGGGCGGCGCGGGTCGCGCGCGCGGATCCAGGCGCTCATGGCAGCGAGGTTCCGCCCCGTGCCGGACTCGTTGCCGAGCGACCAGAAAACGATGGAGGGGTGGTTCTTGTCGCGCTCGACCATGCGGCGGGCGCGGTCGAGGAGGGCCCCGGTCCAGGCGGGGTCGTCGGCGGGGTTACCCTCCCAGCCGGCCGTCTCGAAGGCGTGGGTCTCCAGGTCGCACTCCTCCATGACCCAGAAGCCGAGCTCGTCGGCGAGCTCGAGGACGCGCGGGTGCGGCGGGTAGTGGGAGGTGCGGATGGCGTTGACGTTGTGGGCCTTCATGAGGGCCAGGTCGGCACGGACCCACGCCTCGTCGAGGACGCGGCCGCGGCGGGCGCTCACCTCGTGGCGGTTGACGCCGGCGAGGACGAGGCGGCGGCCGTTGGCGCGGACCTGCCCGTCGACGACCTCGACGCGACGGAATCCGACCCGGGCGCGCACGGTCTCGCCTGCCGCCTCGACGGCGAGACCGTAGAGGCGGGGCTCCTCGGCGCTCCAGGGCTCGACGGCGGGCAGGTCGAGGCGGGCTGTGCCGGGACGGTCGAGGACGGTGCGTGCGTCGAGCTCGGGGAGGCGGACGGTGACGGGGAAGGCGACCGCGGGGGCGTCGACGTCGACTTCGAGGACGCCGGCGCCGGTGGCCGGGTCGTAGTCGGCGCGTGCGAAGAGGTCGTCGACACGGCCGGCGAGGCGGTGCAGGAGGGTGACGTCGCGGAAGATGCCGGGCAGCCACCACTGGTCCTGGTCCTCGACGTAGGTGCCGGGCGACCACTGCGAGACGCGGATCGCGAGCGTGTTCTCGCCGGGGTGGAGGACGCCGGTGAGGTCGAGCTCGGTGGCGAGGCGGGAGCCCTGGGTGGTGCCGATCCAGGTCCCGTTGACCCACACGGAGGCGAAGGACTCGACGCCATCGAGGCGCAGGACGTCGAGCGCGCCCTCCTCGCCGATCCCCCAGTCCTCGGGGACGTCGACGGTGCGGACGTGGTCCGCCGTCGGGTTCGCGTCGGGAACGAACGGCGGGTCCAGCGGGATGGGCAGCTGGACGTTGGTGTAGATCGGCAGCCCGCGCTCGCCGTCGCCGGTGAGGACCCACGTGGCGGGCAGCTCGATGGTGCTCCAGGGGCCGAGGGCGTCGTCGTCCGTGTCGAAGACCGGCTCGACGGGGGCGCCGTCGGGACCGGTGCCCTCGGGCTGGGCGGTGGTGTGGAGGCGGAAGGCCCAGGTGCCGTCGAGGCTCAGCGACGGCGCGTCCGAGCCCGGGGTCCAGGCGCGCGGCGGGAGGTGGCGACCGCGCCCGGGACCGGGGACGAGGGGCAGGGCCCAGTCGGGGCGGTCCGGGGTGGCCTTCGGCGCGATCGTGGCGTGGGTCATCGGCGGCTCTCCTCGGGCTGCGGGCGTCCTTGCACGGAGAAGCCTATGACGGCCTCCGCTAGGGTCGGGGCCATGACGAGGATCGTGGCCGGGGTCGCCGGCGGACGCAGGATCGACGTGCCCCGCTCGGGCACGCGCCCCACCTCCGAGCGCGTCCGGGAGGCCCTCTTCGGCCGCCTCGAGCACTACGGGGTCGTCGACGGCGCCCGTGTCCTCGACCTGTGCGCCGGCTCCGGTGCCCTCGGGCTGGAGGCCGCGAGCCGCGGCGCCACGGACGTCACCCTCGTGGACGCCGCCCGCTCCGCCGCCCAGGTCTGCCAGGCGAACACGCGGGCGCTGGGCCTCAAGGGCGTCCGCACCGTGACGGCGAAGGTCGCGACCTTCCTCGCCGGCCCCGCCGGCGCCCCGGTCGACCTCGTCCTCATCGACCCGCCCTACGACGTCGACGAGGCGGGCATCGTCGCCATGCTCGAGCCGCTCGCGCGCACGCAGGACCCGTGGCTCGCACCGGGCGCCGTCATCGCCCTGGAGCGCTCGACCCGGTCCCCTGAGCCGAGCTGGCCGAAGGGCCTGCGGCGCTTCAGCGAGAAGAAGTACGGGGAGACGGCTGTCTGGTTCGCCGAGCCGGACGCCGAGGACGCTGACGACGCCCCTGCGGACGACCAGGTCTGAGCGACCGGAGTCCCTCCCGTCTCAGGCCCGCTCGAGGTAGGCCTGGGACTCCTCGTCGAGGCGGTCGGCGATGGCGGCGGCGAGGTCGCGGTGCTCGGTGAGCCCCGGGTCGTACGCGACGACGGCCTCGGCCTCCTGCCGCGCCCGCTCGATGAGCCGACCGTCCTTGGTGACCCGCAGGAGGGTCAGGTCGCTGCGGCGCCCCGACTGGGCGGCTCCGAGGACGTTGCCCTCGCTGCGCAGCTCGAGGTCCGCCTCGGCGAGCCTGAAGCCGTCGGTGGTCTCGGCGAAGGCCTTGAGGCGGTGGAAGGCGGGCGATCCGACCTCGACTCCCGTGACCGCCATGCAGATGCTGGGGCGCGAGCCTCGCCCGACTCGGCCGCGCAGCTGGTGGAGCTGGGACAGGCCGAAGCGGTCGGCGTCGAGGATGACCATCATCGTGGCCGCGGGGACGTCGACGCCGACCTCGATGACGGTGGTCGCGAGCAGGATCGGGGTCTCCCCCGAGGCGAAGGTCGCCATGGCGGCGTCCTTCTCCGCCTGGCTCATGCGACCGGTGACGGTGGCGACGGCGAGGCCCGCGAGCGCGGGCTCGGCGGCGAGCCTCTGCTCCCACTCGGTGACGGCCGCGAGGGGACGGGCAGGGGCGTCACCCTCAGCGAGGGCGTCGAGGAGGTCGTCGGGCAGGTCCTCTCCCCCGTCCTCAGCGCCCTCAGCGAGCCCTGGCTGTGTCTCCTCGGTGACGTCGATGCGGGGGCAGACGACGTAGACGCGACCGCCGGCGGCGACCTCCTGGGCGGCGCGGCGCCACACGCCGTCGACCCAGGCCTGACGCTCCCAGGGCACGAGGTGCGTCTCGACGTGGCTGCGGCCGGCGGGGAGCTCGTCGAGGACGCTCGTCTCGAGGTCCCCGAAGACCGTCATCGCGATGGTGCGCGGGATCGGGGTGGCAGTCATGACGAGGAGGTGCGGCGTGCGCGGCTCGGAGGCTGCCGGGTCGTCGGGGCGAGCGCCGGGGTCGCGGGCGTCGCCGCGCTCGCGCAGGGCGTCACGCTGGGCGACGCCGAAGCGGTGCTGCTCGTCGACGACGACGAGCCCGAGGAAGGGGATCTGCACCGTGTCGGACAGCAGGGCGTGGGTGCCGACGACGATGGCGGGCTCGCCGCCGGCGAGGGCGGCGAGGACGTCTCGGCGCTGGGCGGCCGGGGTGGAGCCGGTGAGGAGGTGCACGCGCGTGGCGCGCTCGGAGTCGGCGAGGGCGCTGCCGAGCAGCCCGGCCTGGCCGAGGGGCCCGAGGAGGGCCTCGAGGCTGGCTCGGTGCTGGGCGGCTAGGACCTCGGTGGGGGCGAGGAGCGCCGCCTGCCCGCCGGCGCCGACCACCTGCAGCATGGCGCGCAGGGCGACGAGGGTCTTGCCGCTTCCGACGTCGCCCTGGAGGAGGCGCTGCATGGGGACCGTGGAGGCGAGCGCCGCGGCGAGCTCGTCGCCGACGCGCCGCTGCCCCGCGGTGAGCTCGTACGGGAGGGAGGCGTCCAGGTCCGCGCGCAGGGAGCCGGTGGCCTCGGGGACGGGCCAGGCGACGGCGGTGCGGCTGGCCTCGTGGGCGGCGCGGCGCTGGGCGAGGGCGGCCTGGAGGACGAAGGCCTCCTCGTGACGGAGGCGGTCCCGGCCCGCGCGCCACTGCTCGGCGTCCTGGGGGACGTGCACGTAGCGGTAGGCGGTGAGGGCGTCGACGAGGTGGTTGGCCTCGCGGACCTCGACGGGCAGGGGCTCGGGGACGTCGCCCGGGCCGAGCTGGTCGAGGACCACCTGGACGGCCTTGGCGACGCGCCAGGACGGCAGGGCCTCGGTGGCCGGGTAGACCGGCATGGGGCGGGCGACGAGGGCCTCGCGCTCGGCCTCGTCGAGCTCGTCGAGGACCTGGAAGCGGGGGTTCGCGAGCTGGGTGCGTCCGTGGTGGGAGCCGACCTTGCCGGACATGAGGACGGTGGTGCCGGGGCTCAGCTGCTCGGCCTGGTGGGCGAGGAGGCCGACGGCGCCGAAGAGGACGACGTCCATGGTGCCGGCGCCGTCGGTGACGGTGGCCTCGAGGATGGCGGGTGGGCGACCGGACCGGGTGCGTCGGGTGGAGCAGCGCACGACCTGCGCCTGGATGGTGGCCTGCTCGCCCTCGACGAGGGTGCGCAGGTCGGTGAGGTCGCCCCAGGTGTCGTAGCGGCGGGGCAGGAGGCGGAGGAGCTGGCCGGCGGTCTCGACGCCCTGCTTGGCGAGCTGGTCGGCGGTGCGCTTGCCGAGGACCTTGGCGAGCGGCCGGTCCAGGAGGGGGACGGAGCCGCGGGGCGCGGGTGCGGCGGGGCTGGTGCGGGGCATGTCGCGGTGGGCTCGCTGCTACTCGACGGCGATGAGGACGTCGGGGGCGGCCTGGCCACCGGCGTGGACGACGACCTCGACGGCGTCGGCCTCACCGAGGACCTCCTCGCCGAAGCGGGCGGCGGCGTCGGAGACGAGGGCTCCGACGTCGGGCAGGGAGTCGCGGCCGAGGATGACGGTGAGGAGCTCGTCCTCGGGGCGCAGGATCTCGCCGACGGCGCGGGCGGCGGCGTCGGGGTCGGCTGCGGAGCCGGTGAGGGCGGTGGTGCGCAGGACGGCGGCGGCGTCCCAGGCGCGGCGCGAGAGGTCGGAGAGGTCCTCGGTCTCGCCGTGCCCGGCGACGGCGACGGCGGCGGCGAGGACGCGGGCCTCGTCGTCGGTGTCGGCGACGAGGAGGCGGGTGCCGGCGGCCGCCTGGCCGGAGGGCTGGGCGTCGTCGACGCTGCGGGCGCCGCCGGGCCCGCGGACGGTGGAGACGGCGGAGCGGGCGGCGAGGAAGCGGGCGGCCTCGTGGGCCTGGGCGGTGGAGGCTGCGTCGCAGGGCAGCACGAGGGCCTCGGGCAGGCCGAGGTCGCCGGCGGCGCGGACGATGCCCTCGCGCTCGGGGTCGAGGACGACGACGGCGCCGGTGCGGGCGAGCTGCTCGAGGAGGCCGGGTGCGCGGGTGCAGGCGATGACGCCGGTGCCGCGACGGCGGGCGTCCTGGTGGGGTCGGGCACTGCTGGCCTGGCCCAGCTGGGACGGGTGGACGCGGCGGGCGCTCTCGCGCTCGGCGGCGCGGCGCTGCTCGCGTCGGGCGGCGAGACGCTCGAAGGAGACGACGCGGCCATCGTCGGCGCCGGTGGTGCCCGCCCAGGGCAGGGGCGGCTCGTCGGCCTCCCAACCGGTGGCCACGGCGAGGGCCGTGGGATGAAGGTGGTGGACGCAGACCTGCCTGGCTCGGCCGACGGTCGGCAGGGCGGCGCGCGGGGTGTCGGTGTGGACGTGGACCTGGAAGAGGCCGACGCCGAGCGCGTCAGGGGTGCCGACGACGCCGACGGAGTCGCCGATGGCCTCGAGGCGGGCGCGCAGCTCGCGGGCCTGAGAGGCGGTGGCCTCGAGGAGGTACATGACCTCGAACTCGCCCTGGGAGGCGTCCTCGGCCGAGACTCGGTCCTCGCCCGCGTGGGTGACGCCGCCGGCGGCGAGGTCGGCGAGCATCTGCCGGGCGACCTGCGTGAAGGGCGCGGGCAGGGAACCGGCGTCCTGCCCGAGGGCGGGGTCGGGCAGGCTGGCGGACTCGACGGCGTCGGTGAGGCTCGTGAGCAGCAGCATGAGGGCCGCGCCGCCGGCGTCGACGGGCCCGTGGCCGAGGCCGGCGGTCTCGACGACGCTCTCCTGGGCGCCGAGCGCGGCGGAAGAAGCGATGAGGCCGATCGTGGCTGGCCGGGAGGCGGCGGCCTCCTCCAGGCTCGTGCGCGCGGCGGCCGCGGCGTCGTGGGCGACGGTGAGGAGGGTGCCGGTGACCGGGCGGGACACTGCCGCCCAGGTGGTGGCGGCCATGCGCTCGTAGACGTGGACGAGCTCGACGGGGCGCAGGCGGGCGGGGTCGGGGGCCTCAGCGGC from Actinomyces radicidentis includes these protein-coding regions:
- a CDS encoding class II aldolase/adducin family protein, producing MLLEDARRQISDACSHLATDGLVVGTAGNLSIRADDLVAVTPSGLPYEDMRPDLVSVVEYATGTQVDGPLKPASELGLHLTTMRVTGQPSVIHTHSYAATAVASLEGVTALPAVHYYISMFGGPDVRVADYAIYGSEELAENVARALKGRTAALMSNHGSVVAGPDLRSTYTLVQELEWVCELYLRTRTVGAPRILSDEQIDAVARKIRDTGYGQSAPTADKA
- a CDS encoding L-fucose isomerase gives rise to the protein MSVATTYPAIGIRPLIDGRRRGVRESLEDKTMRLAHDVAELIAANVTYPDGTPVRTVISDTTIGGVAEANGCKEQFRTENVCADLTVTASWNYITEVLDLDASIPHAVWGFNGTERPGAVTLAAAAAAYNQLGIPCFGIYGHEVQDADDSGLTDDVVENILRYVRAALAVGLMKGRSYLSIGTVSMGIAGCRAPEQFLVDYLGMRAEYIDMIEIDRRIAQGIYDQEEYEKAVAWAREHLTIGENHNPEANRVSQEEYDEQFDYCIKMLLIGRDLMEGNPRLAELGFAEEAGGHDAIAAGFQGQRQWTDYKPNGDIMETLLNTTFDWNGKRQEKVFATEGDAGNGLAMLFNSVLTQRPQLFSDVRTYWSPESVKRVTGYTLEGHAADGFIDLRNSGATTLNATGQEKDEDGKAIIKHWWEITDEDIANDLAATTFHAATKEYFPGGGFSTHFATAGGMPVTATRLNFVAGQGPVLQISEGWTVELPEEVRHQIEDRTDPTWPTTFFVPRITGEGAFTSVYDWMAHWGANHTATGYGHFGADLITLASMLRIPVYMHNVPREHIMRPKAWIPFGTSDLEGADFRACAAFGPLYR
- a CDS encoding ATP-dependent DNA helicase RecG, whose translation is MPRTSPAAPAPRGSVPLLDRPLAKVLGKRTADQLAKQGVETAGQLLRLLPRRYDTWGDLTDLRTLVEGEQATIQAQVVRCSTRRTRSGRPPAILEATVTDGAGTMDVVLFGAVGLLAHQAEQLSPGTTVLMSGKVGSHHGRTQLANPRFQVLDELDEAEREALVARPMPVYPATEALPSWRVAKAVQVVLDQLGPGDVPEPLPVEVREANHLVDALTAYRYVHVPQDAEQWRAGRDRLRHEEAFVLQAALAQRRAAHEASRTAVAWPVPEATGSLRADLDASLPYELTAGQRRVGDELAAALASTVPMQRLLQGDVGSGKTLVALRAMLQVVGAGGQAALLAPTEVLAAQHRASLEALLGPLGQAGLLGSALADSERATRVHLLTGSTPAAQRRDVLAALAGGEPAIVVGTHALLSDTVQIPFLGLVVVDEQHRFGVAQRDALRERGDARDPGARPDDPAASEPRTPHLLVMTATPIPRTIAMTVFGDLETSVLDELPAGRSHVETHLVPWERQAWVDGVWRRAAQEVAAGGRVYVVCPRIDVTEETQPGLAEGAEDGGEDLPDDLLDALAEGDAPARPLAAVTEWEQRLAAEPALAGLAVATVTGRMSQAEKDAAMATFASGETPILLATTVIEVGVDVPAATMMVILDADRFGLSQLHQLRGRVGRGSRPSICMAVTGVEVGSPAFHRLKAFAETTDGFRLAEADLELRSEGNVLGAAQSGRRSDLTLLRVTKDGRLIERARQEAEAVVAYDPGLTEHRDLAAAIADRLDEESQAYLERA
- a CDS encoding glycoside hydrolase family 2 TIM barrel-domain containing protein; the protein is MTHATIAPKATPDRPDWALPLVPGPGRGRHLPPRAWTPGSDAPSLSLDGTWAFRLHTTAQPEGTGPDGAPVEPVFDTDDDALGPWSTIELPATWVLTGDGERGLPIYTNVQLPIPLDPPFVPDANPTADHVRTVDVPEDWGIGEEGALDVLRLDGVESFASVWVNGTWIGTTQGSRLATELDLTGVLHPGENTLAIRVSQWSPGTYVEDQDQWWLPGIFRDVTLLHRLAGRVDDLFARADYDPATGAGVLEVDVDAPAVAFPVTVRLPELDARTVLDRPGTARLDLPAVEPWSAEEPRLYGLAVEAAGETVRARVGFRRVEVVDGQVRANGRRLVLAGVNRHEVSARRGRVLDEAWVRADLALMKAHNVNAIRTSHYPPHPRVLELADELGFWVMEECDLETHAFETAGWEGNPADDPAWTGALLDRARRMVERDKNHPSIVFWSLGNESGTGRNLAAMSAWIRARDPRRPIHYESDFAGAYTDLSSRMYPTLEEVDAVVGAPSRDVVGAPAATPIACPGYPASRLTPAQAAHVRTLPYVMCEYLHAMGTGPGGIEGYTAQVLPNPRHLGGFVWEWRDHALVDPRPEAGGALRYGGDFGEAVHDGSFVCDGMVSATSAPSAGTTAWANAVAPVVATPVLDRLDSPDAPGAVGTVLVENRFHTRTTDRLLLVVQALVENAGDGVRVLRTPLPVITPGDSRLVAVEGLAEAIAELRERAGGEAVHVLAAVLDPVVPGASDDGPVQVDPATGAALLPQVGRDDHGLRVLSTRETSIETGPVTAPAVPRVSVVEPGSAEGTAARLAGGALDLGDGLVLGADGRSLSLGGVALAGPDVTAWRAPTDNDEGHGPVEYWTRPPAPGDLGIGGGASGWGMPSSADRWREARLNLLTERHVGTRLETSTGPDGAPVTSAVVTSRASAPNAAWRLDVTTRVTPERGGARLRTSIVPVGPLPPVLPRLGVRLGLPATLSRATWTGTGPAPSYADLTGALRHGVFTGEVEELWQQPVRPQEGGTRTGLRSLWLDGPGLRAMVLVPVGLPTSFSLSPWSPENLTAAEHVEELKRDERLWLHLDALHHGIGTRSCGPDVRPEAAAAPRPVVVEAWIGVQRA
- the rsmD gene encoding 16S rRNA (guanine(966)-N(2))-methyltransferase RsmD, encoding MTRIVAGVAGGRRIDVPRSGTRPTSERVREALFGRLEHYGVVDGARVLDLCAGSGALGLEAASRGATDVTLVDAARSAAQVCQANTRALGLKGVRTVTAKVATFLAGPAGAPVDLVLIDPPYDVDEAGIVAMLEPLARTQDPWLAPGAVIALERSTRSPEPSWPKGLRRFSEKKYGETAVWFAEPDAEDADDAPADDQV
- a CDS encoding DAK2 domain-containing protein, whose translation is MAEHTAGATRGLVDSLNVFPVPDSDTGSNVWLTLRWAADALDLLPARADLSQAARAVADGAVRGARGNSGLLVSQALAAVSDVAAEAPDPARLRPVELVHVYERMAATTWAAVSRPVTGTLLTVAHDAAAAARTSLEEAAASRPATIGLIASSAALGAQESVVETAGLGHGPVDAGGAALMLLLTSLTDAVESASLPDPALGQDAGSLPAPFTQVARQMLADLAAGGVTHAGEDRVSAEDASQGEFEVMYLLEATASQARELRARLEAIGDSVGVVGTPDALGVGLFQVHVHTDTPRAALPTVGRARQVCVHHLHPTALAVATGWEADEPPLPWAGTTGADDGRVVSFERLAARREQRRAAERESARRVHPSQLGQASSARPHQDARRRGTGVIACTRAPGLLEQLARTGAVVVLDPEREGIVRAAGDLGLPEALVLPCDAASTAQAHEAARFLAARSAVSTVRGPGGARSVDDAQPSGQAAAGTRLLVADTDDEARVLAAAVAVAGHGETEDLSDLSRRAWDAAAVLRTTALTGSAADPDAAARAVGEILRPEDELLTVILGRDSLPDVGALVSDAAARFGEEVLGEADAVEVVVHAGGQAAPDVLIAVE